In Sporichthyaceae bacterium, the sequence CCGCCCGCCTCTTCCCTGCGCGGGAGGTCGATGGGTCCGCGCGTTCTGACGGCCCGTCACTCCCCGGCGTAGGCCTCCGGATCGTCCAGGGTCAGCCCGAGCTCGTCCAGCTCCCGCTTGTCCAGCAGCAGCTGCTCCTGCACGCTGACCTCGTCGTCGTCGATGGCGTCGTCGGGGAACTCGGCGTCGGCGCCGGGCCCGTCGATCTCATAGCCGTCGCGGTCCATGCGTGTTCCTCCTGTGGGCGGTCTCATCCGGTGGGGCCGAAGCGTTCGACGCGGATCCGGTCGGCGGGCACCCCGAGGCTCATCAGCACATCCCCGGCGTGCTCGGCGAACCCGTTCGATCCGCAGAGGTAGACGGTCGCGTCGGGGCGGATCAGCCCGGCGAGGTCAGCGACCGAGAGCCGACCCGGCGGGCGGGCCGTCCCGACCGGCACCCGGCGGGTGAAGACCACCGTCGTCTCCGGGCCGGGTAGTTCATCGGCGTAATACAGGTCCTCCACGGTCCGCACCGAGACCACCAGCCGCACCCGCTCGGCGCGATCGGTGGCCCGGGCCAGGCGCAGCATGGCCATGAACGGCACCACCCCGGAGCCGCCTGCCAGCAGCAGCGCCGGCGTCTGGCCGTCCCACACGAACCACCCGCCGATCGGGCCGCGTACCTCCAGCTCATCGCCGAGCACCACCACGTCGTGCAGGAACGTCGACACCTCGCCGTCCGGCAGCCGCTCCACGGTCAGCTCGATCTCCCCCGTGCCGTCCGGGGCCGAGGCCACCGAGTACGACCGGGACGCGGTGTAGCCGTCGGGAGCGGTGAGCCGCAGTACGTAGTGCTGCCCGGCGCGATGATCCGAGGGCTGCGGCAGCGCCAACCGGAACGTCTTGGCCCGCGCGGTCTCGGTCCGGATCGCGACGACCCGGGCCGGCTGCCACGGGATCGGCCGGGCCGGGGGCTCAGTCGCCCTGGTAGCGCTGTTCATGCCAGGGATCCCCGCGGTCGTGGTAGCCGTTGCGTTCCCAGAAGCCGGCCTCGTCATGGTCGAGGATGCGCAACCCGGCGACCCACTTGGCGCTCTTCCAGAAGTACAGGTGCGGCACCAGCAGCCGGGCCGGGCCGCCGTGCTCGGTCGGCAGCGCCGCGCCGTTGTAGTCCCACACCACCCAGGCCCGCCCGTCGGTCACGTCGGCCAGCGGCAGGTTGGTGGTGTAGCCGGTGTGGCTGAAGGCCAGCACGTGACTCGCCGTGGGCAGCGGCCCGGCGGCGTCCAGCAGCGTGTCCACGGAGACCCCGGCGAAGCTGACGTCGAACTTCGACCAGGTGGTCACGCAGTGGATGTCGCCGTGGAACGCCGCGGGCGGCAGGGCCTGCAGTTGCGCCCAACTCCACGTCGTGGGCCGTTGCACGAGACCCTCGACCCGGAACGTCCAGGTGTCGGTGGCGAGCTTGGGTGTCAGCTCCGCGGCGAGCACCGGCCACTCCTTGCCCACGTCGTACTGGCCGGGGGGCAGCCGCCCGTCCCGGCCGGCGGAGCGCCGCCCGGTGAATCCTCGGGTGATCCCGGCCACCGCGTGCCCGTCCGGTCAGCCCGCGGTCGCCGTGCGGGCGGGTGAGGTGATCATCGACACGACCCTACCAACGCGCCTTGAACGCCGCCGCGCTGTGCCGGCGCACCGCGGCCGGCGCCCGGGGGCCGCAGCCGACCAACGCCCGAGCCATCTGAGTTACCGTCAGACCGGACGAGCGCGGTTCGCGACTTCCGTGGCGCCATGGCAGGACGCGGCCACAAGGGCCTCTTGACCACCACGGGAGCGTTCACGAGTGAGGCAAAAGCACGGCACTGTCTAGCCCCAACTTTTGGCTCGCCGGGTTTCCCATCGTTGGAATGGCGGTACGTCATTTCGAGTCGCCTGGCCCGCCCACCTCGCCGAGGTGACGGCGGGCCTTCGCGTCGTCGGCCAGCGCCGACCACCGAAGCGCACAGTTGGCCGGCACCGACCGCGATTGCATTGAATGAAAGGCGCTACTGCTCCCCCTCGAGCGCCTCGTGCGCCCGCCCCACGATGCGCCGGTCCGGATTCCCCACCACCCCGAAATCCTTGTCCGGATAATCAAACCGCGCCGGCCCGTGCCGGATCGCCTCGATCCGCGCCCGCCGCTTGCCGTTGCCTTTTCACCACGGCCCAGGGCGCGTCATCGGTATCCGTGTGCTGGAAGATCGCCGCCTTGGCCTCGGTCTAGGCGTCCCACCGGTCCAGCGAGGCCAGGCCATCGGGGACCGCTTCCACTGCCGCACCGGGTCGAGGCGGTGGACCCGTCCAGCCCGCTGTTCGGGTTCCTGGTCTAGGTATCCCGGTCCGGCGCCCGCGGGCCGGACCGAGTTGACCGGGTGCGGTGGCAGGCTGACGGGCATGCGGCGGAGCGAGGACCCGGACCAGCTGCCGCCGCCGATCACGCTGCGCTGCACCGGCAACGTGCTCAAGCTGCTGCGCATCCCGCCGGCCCAGCTGCACAGCGCCCCGGCCGCCGCGCAGGACTGGTACGCGAACCTGCTGTGGCTCGACCGGCGCAAGTGCCTGCTGGTCACCCACGCCGCCACGTTGTTCTCGGTGTTCCTGCCCGACGTGCGGGCCGCGGGTCTGCGTCCGATCGGGGCCGCGGTGGTTCCCGCGGTGCGCACGGCACTCGCCGCCGAGGCCCTGCCGGCCGACACCTTCGGGCCGCTGAACGCCGTCACCCTGGCCAAGACCGCCGACCGTCAGGTCCTCGCCGTCATGCGGGACCTCGCGGTGCTCTGCCAGGCGGCGGTTGCCGACGCGGGCGGGTTGGCCCGCGTCGACCTGGCCGGGTTGCACCACGCCGTGCAGCGCAACCCGAGCCGTGCGCGGGGATACGAAACCGCCATCGATCTGGTGCGCCGTCAGCTCGGGGAGCCGTAGGCACGGTTCCGGCCGGCGATTCGGGCGCGCGTTCCGTGGGTGAGTCCGGGCTGCCCGGCGTGGAGGAGTTGGGACGACCGGCCCACCGCTCGCTGGACGAGAACCAGCGCGTTTCCTACGAGGTCACCCCGGGCGCCAAGGGCCCGCAGGCGACCGGCGTCCGCCCCGTCTGACGTAAGACCAAGAAACAGGAGCCTCCCCGCGCGCCGGGGAGGCTCTTTGCGGTGGCCGCCGGAGCAGGTCGAACAAGCACGATCTCACCTCGCCCGGCGCTGCCGCGGGTCATTCGACCGAGCTCTGCATCCGAATCAGCGCTCTTAGCGCTATAATGCATGCATGGCCACCATCCAGGTCCGCGACATTCCCGATGACGTGCACGCGGAGTACCGGGCCCGCGCGGCGGCCGCGGGCATGAGCCTGCAGGAGTATCTGCGGGCCGAGCTCGTCGCGGCGGCGCGGACCCGCACGCCGGCGCAGATCGCGTTGGAGGTCGCCGCCGAGCGTCACATCCGGGGCGATGTCGGCTACAGCGCCACCTCCTCGGCCGCCTTCGTCCGCGCCGATCGCGACGCCCGGTGAGCGTGCTCGACGCGTCCTTGCTGACCGACGCGCTCATCGGCGCTGGACAGCAGGGCGACGCCGCCGTCGCGCGGGTTACCGCGACCAGCGCGTGGCATGCGCCGCACCTGCTCCCGGCCGAGGTCGCCTCCGCGGTGCGCGGCCTGCTGGCCGCCGGGCAGATCAGCTCCCCGGTCGCCGCCGCCGCGCTGGATCGGCTGCGACAGACGCGTATCCGTCTGCACGCCTTCGACCCGTTTGCCGAACGGGTCTGGGAATTGCGGGCGAACGCCACCGTCTACGACGCCTGGTACATCGCGCTGGCCGAGCGGCTGGACGTGGCACTGGTGACCCGTGACCCGAAACTCCAGAACGTGCCGGGGGTCCGCTGCCCCGTCGAAGTCGTTCCCTGACGGACCGTCAGCCGGGGAACGGCGCCCACCCGGACAGTATCCGCCGCATGAGGCCGTCCATGCACATTGCGCCAGTAGTGACGGGAGAAGCGGCGGGATCGCCCCTCAGGTGGCCCTGCCGCTCGATGCATTGAACGAGATCCTGTCCCGCACATCTTCCTGACTCCTTCCGGGACTCAGCTCCCGCGTCCGGTTAGACGCATCCTTGGCATCCATCGCCAAGCCCTGCCGTGGGCGTGGTCAAGGCGGGTAGCGCCGGGGTCGACTCCACTGAGGTGACCCGCAGCCACGCCGCCGAGCGAGCCGATCGATCCTCGGCGACCATTCCCCGCCCGCGCGCAGCCGGGGAAACCGAGGGCGCGCTGGAGGTCCGGGAATGGCACCGCTACGGCCGCCGACGCCTGTATGTGCGCACAGCGGATGGCCGCACCGTGGGATGGCTCAGCCTGAACAACGGGTCAACCAGGCTCACCGGCGAGGCCGAACGGTCGCGGTTCCAAGCAGCCATCGTGGAATGGTTCGCCCCACCGCCGGCGCCCGCCGTCGCCGATGCGCAGCAGCCGCGGATTCCCCGCCCACGTCACCGCCGTGCCGGTGCCCATAGGGCGCGGTGATCCGACGCTGCCGAGTGCCAAGACGCCCCGACCGCCCGGCCGGGCACAGTCAGCCCGTGGGCAGCGGCCGATACACGATGCGGGCGAGCAGGCGGTGTCCGGCGGCGTTGGGATGGTCCCCGTCCGCGGCGAGCAGCGCGGTCGGGTCCTGGTGTCCATCGCTGCCCTTGAACGCCGCGTAGGTCGACACATACATGGCGTGCCCGGTCCGGGCCGCGGCCCGCAGCGCCCGATTGGCCCACCCGGTGGCGGACTCGGCCGCCCTGACCCCGCCCGCACCGTAGTCGCGACGCCCGACCTTGCCGTCCTCCACGACATTCCAGTACCCCAGCACCACGATGTGCACCGGGCCGTCGTGCACCAAACGAATCTGACCGATCGTCCTCTCGACGTTGGTCCGCACCTGCCGCGCCGCGGCCCGGTACTCGGTGGTGGCGCTCGCTCCGTTTCGGACCCGCTTGAACGGGTGGTAGAAGTCGTTGGCGCCGATCATCAGCAGCACGGTGGTGGCATCGCTCAGCGCGTGGCGCACCGCGGGTTGCCGCAGCTGCTCGAGCACGTCCTCGCTCTGCGCGCCGCCCTGCGCGAGGTTGGTCACCACGGCCCGGTGCGGGGCACGGCGGGAGACCAGGTCGCCGTAGGCGGACACGAAGTTGCGGCAGTCGCAGGCCGACCCGGCGGGCACGGAATCACCCAGCGCGACCACCGCAGCCCCGCG encodes:
- a CDS encoding ferredoxin reductase — its product is MNSATRATEPPARPIPWQPARVVAIRTETARAKTFRLALPQPSDHRAGQHYVLRLTAPDGYTASRSYSVASAPDGTGEIELTVERLPDGEVSTFLHDVVVLGDELEVRGPIGGWFVWDGQTPALLLAGGSGVVPFMAMLRLARATDRAERVRLVVSVRTVEDLYYADELPGPETTVVFTRRVPVGTARPPGRLSVADLAGLIRPDATVYLCGSNGFAEHAGDVLMSLGVPADRIRVERFGPTG
- a CDS encoding sulfite oxidase-like oxidoreductase, with product MAGITRGFTGRRSAGRDGRLPPGQYDVGKEWPVLAAELTPKLATDTWTFRVEGLVQRPTTWSWAQLQALPPAAFHGDIHCVTTWSKFDVSFAGVSVDTLLDAAGPLPTASHVLAFSHTGYTTNLPLADVTDGRAWVVWDYNGAALPTEHGGPARLLVPHLYFWKSAKWVAGLRILDHDEAGFWERNGYHDRGDPWHEQRYQGD
- a CDS encoding cold shock domain-containing protein, whose protein sequence is MGESGLPGVEELGRPAHRSLDENQRVSYEVTPGAKGPQATGVRPV
- a CDS encoding type II toxin-antitoxin system VapC family toxin, producing the protein MSVLDASLLTDALIGAGQQGDAAVARVTATSAWHAPHLLPAEVASAVRGLLAAGQISSPVAAAALDRLRQTRIRLHAFDPFAERVWELRANATVYDAWYIALAERLDVALVTRDPKLQNVPGVRCPVEVVP
- a CDS encoding SGNH/GDSL hydrolase family protein, which gives rise to MRTWVDHVRRILVTALSMTSLTCATAAGATFHAPHATAAPPRVAPAGAAAAQRGTPGAERGAAVVALGDSVPAGSACDCRNFVSAYGDLVSRRAPHRAVVTNLAQGGAQSEDVLEQLRQPAVRHALSDATTVLLMIGANDFYHPFKRVRNGASATTEYRAAARQVRTNVERTIGQIRLVHDGPVHIVVLGYWNVVEDGKVGRRDYGAGGVRAAESATGWANRALRAAARTGHAMYVSTYAAFKGSDGHQDPTALLAADGDHPNAAGHRLLARIVYRPLPTG